One Thermus oshimai DSM 12092 genomic window carries:
- a CDS encoding helix-turn-helix domain-containing protein has product MRKLTSVDEFFQEDLEDRTFQELYRESLEEELRHFLKELRRKRGLKQEEVARRMGVHRSRVAQMEAYGGLAMSLESLARYADALGYRLLLGFQDREGGEVAYLPVGAIPGLPRVWTVHLSWSEGKGEASSEASHAA; this is encoded by the coding sequence ATGCGCAAGCTCACCAGCGTGGACGAGTTCTTCCAGGAGGATCTGGAAGACCGTACCTTCCAGGAGCTTTACCGGGAGAGCCTGGAGGAGGAGCTCCGCCACTTCCTCAAGGAGCTCCGTCGGAAGCGGGGGCTCAAGCAGGAGGAGGTGGCCCGGCGCATGGGGGTGCACCGGAGCCGGGTGGCCCAGATGGAGGCCTACGGGGGCCTGGCCATGTCCCTAGAGAGCCTGGCCCGCTACGCGGACGCCCTGGGATACCGGCTCCTCCTGGGCTTCCAGGACCGGGAAGGGGGGGAGGTGGCCTACCTGCCCGTGGGCGCGATCCCCGGCCTGCCTCGGGTCTGGACCGTGCACCTCTCCTGGTCTGAGGGGAAGGGTGAGGCCTCTTCCGAAGCTTCCCACGCCGCCTAG
- a CDS encoding Phenylacetic acid catabolic protein, which produces MLVSEEALLERIRSGRLIEGPEYATEKYLEGLKRTLVVSADTELISAPAYFRAAQDAPNINAYISAMGIIQDELGHAHIAYRLLRDLGVDTDALVFERDPKAFKHPYAFDVPLESWVELVVANAFYDRAGFVLLGDVYRSTSYGPWKRALVKVDREENFHLRHGERWMEILAQDPEQKKKLQRAVDWMFVLTLEWFGLPDNLKRHTEQITYGLKGKTNDQLRQEWMSTAVPLCERLGLKVPAHYEPDLGQYVIDVPFPAEFDAERKEWLFDKGPISWDRVLERWKGRGPANEELVKAIQRGYEQIRKGLKA; this is translated from the coding sequence GTGCTGGTGTCGGAAGAAGCCCTTTTGGAGAGGATCCGCTCGGGGCGCTTGATTGAAGGGCCCGAGTACGCCACAGAGAAGTACCTGGAAGGCCTTAAGCGCACCCTGGTGGTTTCCGCGGATACAGAGCTCATCAGCGCCCCCGCCTACTTCCGTGCTGCCCAGGATGCTCCCAACATCAACGCCTACATCTCCGCTATGGGAATCATTCAGGACGAGCTGGGGCACGCCCACATCGCCTACCGCCTTCTCCGGGACCTCGGGGTGGATACGGATGCCCTGGTTTTCGAGCGGGATCCAAAGGCCTTCAAGCACCCCTACGCCTTTGATGTGCCTCTGGAGAGCTGGGTGGAGCTGGTGGTGGCCAACGCTTTCTACGACCGGGCCGGGTTTGTCCTGCTAGGGGACGTGTACCGGTCCACCTCTTACGGCCCTTGGAAGCGGGCCCTGGTGAAGGTGGACCGGGAGGAGAACTTCCACCTGCGCCACGGCGAAAGGTGGATGGAGATCCTGGCCCAGGACCCCGAGCAGAAGAAGAAGCTCCAGCGGGCTGTGGACTGGATGTTCGTCCTGACGCTGGAATGGTTTGGCCTTCCGGACAACCTCAAGCGCCACACGGAGCAGATCACCTACGGCCTCAAGGGGAAGACCAACGACCAGCTCCGGCAGGAGTGGATGAGCACCGCTGTTCCCCTCTGCGAACGTCTGGGCCTTAAGGTTCCGGCCCACTACGAGCCCGATCTGGGGCAGTACGTCATCGACGTACCCTTCCCGGCGGAGTTTGATGCGGAGAGAAAGGAGTGGCTCTTTGATAAGGGGCCCATCAGCTGGGACAGGGTGCTGGAGCGCTGGAAAGGCCGTGGCCCGGCCAATGAGGAGTTGGTGAAGGCCATCCAGAGGGGCTACGAGCAGATCCGTAAGGGGCTCAAGGCTTAG
- a CDS encoding metal-sulfur cluster assembly factor: protein MLNQETVLEALREVLDPEYPVSVVDLGLIRGVEVEGGRVRVRLTFTSLGCPCTEIIREDIVNRLKALEGVDEVVVEEVFEPWSAKDISPRGRLVLLQLGVV, encoded by the coding sequence GTGCTGAACCAGGAAACCGTTTTGGAAGCCCTTAGGGAGGTCCTGGACCCCGAGTATCCGGTGAGCGTGGTGGACTTGGGCCTCATCCGGGGGGTGGAGGTGGAAGGGGGGCGGGTTCGGGTGCGCCTCACCTTTACCAGCCTGGGCTGCCCCTGCACGGAGATCATCCGCGAGGACATCGTGAACCGGTTGAAGGCCCTGGAGGGGGTGGATGAGGTCGTGGTGGAGGAGGTCTTCGAGCCCTGGTCGGCCAAGGACATCTCCCCCAGGGGTCGCTTGGTCCTTCTCCAGCTGGGGGTGGTTTGA
- a CDS encoding Phenylacetic acid catabolic protein encodes MASWQENDRALAGLVNLVVVLADNEYFLGRRISEWAVGAPGLEEAVASSALAQEELGHARVLYPLLEELPFPGSPAPLEREGDRRRRYNLSFLDRPWGTWPEAVAAAFLADAALTTMLEHLTLSAWEPLARRSARILQEERFHLEFLEGRVRDLASDLGLAGELERELGRFLPEVLMWFGPEGEEGVVEMTREGLLQGDNEAWRQAFLQRVMPLLWEVGLHPLREISWDVARKRYEYGALPWKEWNRLQRRLEALARTG; translated from the coding sequence ATGGCTAGCTGGCAGGAGAACGACCGGGCCCTAGCCGGCCTGGTGAACCTGGTGGTGGTGCTAGCGGACAACGAGTACTTCCTGGGCCGGCGCATCTCCGAGTGGGCCGTGGGGGCTCCAGGCCTCGAGGAGGCCGTGGCCTCCAGCGCCTTGGCCCAGGAGGAGCTGGGCCACGCCCGGGTCCTTTACCCCCTTCTTGAGGAGCTCCCCTTTCCCGGTTCCCCCGCCCCCCTGGAACGGGAGGGTGACCGCCGCCGCCGGTACAACCTGAGCTTTCTGGACCGCCCCTGGGGCACCTGGCCCGAGGCGGTGGCGGCGGCCTTCCTGGCCGACGCCGCCCTCACCACCATGCTGGAGCACCTGACCCTCTCGGCCTGGGAGCCCCTGGCCCGGCGTTCGGCCCGGATCCTCCAGGAGGAGCGCTTCCACCTGGAGTTCCTGGAGGGGCGGGTGCGGGATCTGGCCTCGGACCTGGGCCTGGCTGGAGAGCTGGAGAGGGAGCTTGGCCGTTTCCTCCCCGAGGTCCTCATGTGGTTCGGGCCCGAGGGGGAGGAAGGCGTGGTGGAGATGACCCGGGAGGGCCTCCTCCAGGGGGACAACGAGGCCTGGCGCCAGGCCTTCCTCCAGAGGGTCATGCCCCTCTTGTGGGAGGTGGGCCTGCACCCCCTGCGGGAGATCTCCTGGGACGTGGCCCGCAAGCGGTATGAGTACGGAGCGCTGCCATGGAAAGAGTGGAACCGATTGCAGAGAAGGCTGGAAGCCTTGGCCCGGACGGGCTGA